The nucleotide sequence ATCATACTCTATGATTTGTTTTGTTGCTTGTATTCCATCCATTATGGGCATTTGCATGTCCATAAAAACTAAAGAGTAGTTATTTTTTTTATACAGTTTTAGGGCCTCGACACCATTTCTAGCAATGTCACACTTATATCCTAGTTTTGATAACATTTTGATAACAATTTTTTGATTAATTGTATTATCTTCAGCAAGTAAAATATTATGTGGGTAAGTTTCGTAGAGTTTTTCATGTTCTATTTCATTGGTCGCTGTTTTTTCTTCTTTACCAACTTTCAAATCAATAATTAAACTAAAAGTAGAACCAATATTTGGTTCACTTTCAACTTCGATATTTCCCCCCATTAATTGTGCCAATTGCATTGAGATGTTAAGTCCTAGTCCTGTTCCTCCAAATCTTCTGGTCGTACTGGAGTCAGCTTGTGTAAATATATTAAAAAGTTTTTTCTTTTGATCTGCATCTAATCCAATTCCTTTATCTGTAACACTAATTTTTAGTTTTACTTCTTTCGCAGAGGTTTTTAGTGCTTCAACTGATATCAATATAACTTGATTAAGATGAGAAAATTTAATTGCATTACTTAAAAAATTGAGAAGAATTTGTTTGACTCTTAATTCATCACCATTTAAATAGGCAGGCGTGTTTTCATCTATTTGAGTTTTAAAAGAAATTCCTCTCTCTTTTGCTTGATGATCAAGTATGAGAGTCATTTCACGAATTTGTTTTCTGAGATCAAAATTAATATTTTCAAACTCAATTTTTCCGGCCTCAATTTTTGAAAGATCCAAAATATCACTAATGACTCCTAGAAGATGATTTCCTGAATTAATAATAATATCAAGTTTTTCTTTATCTTCTTCATTTTGAATTGAATCACTGAGCAGGTCGCACATACCAATAATTCCATTTATCGGAGTTCGGATTTCATGGCTCATGTTTGCTAAAAAGTTTGACTTAGCTTCTTCTGCCTTTACTGCTTGATTTTTTGCCTGTGCTAATTCCAGCTCTTGTTCTTTTTGAAAACTAATATCAATATGAGTTCCTGTAAAACGAATAGGTTTTCCATTCGAGTCAAATTCGGAAATTTTACCTTGATCTAAGATATATATCCAATTGCCATCTGCATGTTTCATTCTATGTATGTTTCGATATCGATCAGTCTTGCCTTCTAGATACTTTTTTATATCTGCAAAACAGTTTTCGAGGTCATCTGGATGTACCCTAGATTGCCAAGTATCTAAGGTCATTTTTAAATGCTCATAGGGAATTCCAAGCATCTCTCCCCATCTCTTGTCAAATTTTACAGTATTATCTTCTAACCACCAGTCCCAAATTCCTATGTTTGCACCTTCTAAGGCCAAAGCAAGATATTCATTTGTTTCATTGAGCTTTTCTGTAACTCGTTCTTTTTCAAACTCAGTATTTTTTTCATCTGTCACATTCTTGGTAATCAGGAGAAACCCTGAAATTTCATCATTGTTGTTTTTCCAAGGTAAAATTGTTCTTTTTATCCAGACAGTTTGACCCAGATTTTCAAAAGTATCTAGTTCATCATGTTCAGTATAACCTTTAAGAGCGTTTTGATGAATTTGTTTAAATTCTTCGGGAAGATTTGGAAAGACTTCGTAGTGATTTCTTCCAATTATATCTTGCCCTTCCAGACCAAATTCGATTAACCATTGATCACTACACGCAATATGATTGATATTTTTATCAAAAATGCAAATAGCAAAAGGTAGATTTTTTACAAAATTTTGTAAATTTTTAACATCTTCTATTATAGGAAATTTAGTCTCGATCTTTTTTGCCATAGGGTCATGTCGGTTATTTTGAAGTATTTTTTTAATATACTTTATGAAAATTAAGAATCGTAAGTCAGAAAGAAACCTGAGTGTATTGGTCAAGGATATGAAAATGAGGTATGCTTTTTAAATAAATCTAGGCAATTTTGGATTTCTTTTCTGCTTGAGCAAGAATTTTTTTAATAAAATATGTTGAAACTAAAGCAACCCCAACCATAATTAAAGCGTAGAATGTTAGCTCGCCAAAGAAATTTCCATAGGATTTTTGAATGATTTCTTGTGATAATTCTTGATTTTTATTAAGTGCAATCGAAGTTGAAAGTTGAGCTCCGATCATCCCACTTAGGGCCATAGATACATGAAATAGAGAGACTGAAAAGTTTTCAATATTTTTTGGCGCTACTGATAAAATAAATACGACGACCAAAGAACCGACAATAACTTCAGCAAATGCTTGAAAAAAATGAATAATTAAAAAAACCTCAGGACTAAGACTAAGGTCAGTTTCAATGTTTTTTACAGCGAAGGTTAATAATCCAAATGCAAAAAAAGTGAGAACGAAGGAAAATGAAACTTTTGTAGCTGTTTGCAAATGAATATTTTTACGCTCAAGAAATGTTGTAAAAAAGGCAATTACAGGTCCTGCAATAATACACCATAATGGATTCATAGACATCGAGCCTTCAGGTGCAATCGGTATAAAACCGAATAGATCGCCACGCATAACTTTAATGGCCACTAAATTCATAGAAGTCATCATTTGAGCGTAATAGATGAAAAAGATGGTTGATAGAAAAACCATTATAAGAATTGTGCACATCTTTAGTCTTTCAGAATAGTTAACTTTAACCATGAGTGCAAGGAAGTATAAAATTGCAGAAGAACCCAAAACATACACTATATTTTTACCTGCATTCATATTAGAAAACATAAAATAAACTAGACCAATTAATGATATGGTTATGAACACAAAAATTGTCCAGTTTTTTAGACCAACAGGATTTTTATCCAATTCAGATCCGATTTGTTTGAATGAATTTCTTAAATATTTAAGCAAAGAAAA is from Halobacteriovoraceae bacterium and encodes:
- a CDS encoding response regulator codes for the protein MAKKIETKFPIIEDVKNLQNFVKNLPFAICIFDKNINHIACSDQWLIEFGLEGQDIIGRNHYEVFPNLPEEFKQIHQNALKGYTEHDELDTFENLGQTVWIKRTILPWKNNNDEISGFLLITKNVTDEKNTEFEKERVTEKLNETNEYLALALEGANIGIWDWWLEDNTVKFDKRWGEMLGIPYEHLKMTLDTWQSRVHPDDLENCFADIKKYLEGKTDRYRNIHRMKHADGNWIYILDQGKISEFDSNGKPIRFTGTHIDISFQKEQELELAQAKNQAVKAEEAKSNFLANMSHEIRTPINGIIGMCDLLSDSIQNEEDKEKLDIIINSGNHLLGVISDILDLSKIEAGKIEFENINFDLRKQIREMTLILDHQAKERGISFKTQIDENTPAYLNGDELRVKQILLNFLSNAIKFSHLNQVILISVEALKTSAKEVKLKISVTDKGIGLDADQKKKLFNIFTQADSSTTRRFGGTGLGLNISMQLAQLMGGNIEVESEPNIGSTFSLIIDLKVGKEEKTATNEIEHEKLYETYPHNILLAEDNTINQKIVIKMLSKLGYKCDIARNGVEALKLYKKNNYSLVFMDMQMPIMDGIQATKQIIEYDKNALIVALTANAFVEDKNTCFQAGMKDYLAKPIKTIDLINVIAKVSVKKNISA
- a CDS encoding MFS transporter; translation: MWNKLNKSMMVCQMSFGLSYYGVMAILTRFFLEKLNYSEENTMMIVGSFSAIAPLFAIVGGLISDKLLGNFRSLSLSFFGFTIGYILLLLGANTPNVMLCLLGIALVSYSRGLMLPNYPGLFKNTFDTTEQFEDAYPVNYSVNNLGAFLGLYLFPLLLIVIGFKGGFVLSSIMAVIAFSLLKYLRNSFKQIGSELDKNPVGLKNWTIFVFITISLIGLVYFMFSNMNAGKNIVYVLGSSAILYFLALMVKVNYSERLKMCTILIMVFLSTIFFIYYAQMMTSMNLVAIKVMRGDLFGFIPIAPEGSMSMNPLWCIIAGPVIAFFTTFLERKNIHLQTATKVSFSFVLTFFAFGLLTFAVKNIETDLSLSPEVFLIIHFFQAFAEVIVGSLVVVFILSVAPKNIENFSVSLFHVSMALSGMIGAQLSTSIALNKNQELSQEIIQKSYGNFFGELTFYALIMVGVALVSTYFIKKILAQAEKKSKIA